One stretch of Armigeres subalbatus isolate Guangzhou_Male chromosome 2, GZ_Asu_2, whole genome shotgun sequence DNA includes these proteins:
- the LOC134217274 gene encoding uncharacterized protein LOC134217274 → MNEHQFPRWGEPSGGCLAGKVMVLERKEEGKSFHGVSPVLVEKFIQSFCGEVHSAKKTRDGKIFVTVKNESQARNLAKMEKMTDGITVNVYEHKTLNSCKVVIFCRDVREDSDTDILAMLSEQGITEVKQIMKGREENKTSTGIFVLTVKGTKPPSELKLGYIVLETRPWYPNPLRCFKCLKFGHTSKNCSSEKKCSKCGELYHEECTNSEKCINCGNKHGAFSKECPTLKQEKAITKVKVDKNISFWEARKIVENEGKSTYSDTLKSSLKRQTDEKIAQLTEQNNLYRNQIQQLEEEKKSLAESIKLDYDTHYENLLKQYQDENEKKFGKMEENYEAIHNKFEKLASVYQEEKQRKAEKDLEKLQENYAKLENILKQHGYKSAPKHRNQDNPAPSPPRKKKANHKMAPAKEVDYVDSESENTDDQPDEHMDQKP, encoded by the coding sequence ATGAATGAGCACCAGTTCCCCCGCTGGGGGGAACCCTCCGGCGGATGTCTCGCTGGAAAAGTGATGgtactggagaggaaggaggaGGGAAAAAGCTTCCATGGTGTATCTCCAGTGCTAGTGGAAAAATTCATCCAAAGTTTCTGCGGTGAAGTCCACAGTGCAAAAAAAACCCGCGATGGAAAAATTTTTGTGACAGTGAAGAACGAGAGCCAGGCAAGAAATCTGGCTAAAATGGAAAAGATGACCGACGGAATAACGGTCAACGTTTACGAACACAAAACCCTAAATTCGTGCAAAGTGGTCATTTTCTGTCGTGATGTTAGGGAAGATAGTGATACGGATATACTAGCGATGCTCTCGGAACAGGGAATAACTGAAGTGAAGCAAATTATGAAAGGAAGAGAAGAAAATAAAACCTCTACGGGAATCTTTGTCCTCACTGTCAAAGGCACCAAGCCACCAAGTGAACTTAAACTAGGTTACATTGTGCTTGAAACTCGTCCATGGTACCCAAATCCGCTGAGGTGCTTCAAGTGCCTCAAATTCGGACACACAAGTAAGAACTGTTCCAGTGAAAAAAAATGCAGCAAGTGCGGTGAACTATACCACGAAGAATGTACCAACAGCGAAAAATGTATCAACTGTGGAAACAAACATGGCGCATTCTCTAAGGAATGCCCTACCCTGAAGCAAGAAAAAGCCATTACAAAAGTGAAAGTGGATAAAAACATCTCTTTCTGGGAAGCAAGGAAAATTGTGGAAAACGAGGGTAAATCAACATATTCGGATACCCTTAAATCATCACTGAAGAGGCAGACTGATGAAAAAATCGCACAACTAACCGAACAAAACAATCTGTATCGTAACCAAATCCAACAGttagaagaagagaagaaatcACTAGCAGAATCCATCAAACTAGACTACGACACTCATTACGAAAATCTGCTGAAGCAATACCAGGacgaaaacgaaaaaaagttcggaaaaatggaagaaaactACGAAGCCATCcacaacaaatttgaaaaacttgCATCAGTATACCaagaagaaaaacaaagaaaGGCAGAGAAAGACCTCGAAAAACTCCAAGAAAATTACGCTAAGCTAGAAAACATACTAAAACAACACGGATATAAATCCGCCCCCAAACATAGAAATCAAGATAACCCCGCGCCGTCACCGCCCAGGAAAAAGAAAGCCAACCACAAGATGGCACCAGCCAAGGAAGTGGATTACGTCGACTCAGAATCTGAAAACACCGACGATCAACCCGACGAACACATGGACCAGAAACCCTGA